A region of the Diceros bicornis minor isolate mBicDic1 chromosome 30, mDicBic1.mat.cur, whole genome shotgun sequence genome:
CTTTTCCGCTGTGGCGTCATCTTTGTGGTCGACTTGAATGCATTCCTCTGTCCTCACCTTGACCCACCAATGGTCAAGTtcaatttccattttttggcAAGACTCACAGAGGGCACTGTGCCCTCTCCGCAGGAGACACTCAGGGTCAGCTTGTCCCTCCTGTTGTGACATGAACAGCCACCCAGATCCATCagggatgcattttattttccaacatTTTACTCTGAAAAATTGCCAACATATAGAAAAGTTGGGAGAATAGTACAGCAAACATCTCTAAATTCCACCATCACCCAGTTGCTAAATTTACCTTATTATGCGGTATCTGTCATTTCTCtgccatccatcaatccatctcatattttggatacaaatcaAAATAGGTGgatgtcatttttttcctgtggtgaaatatacataatatacattttaccattttgactatttttaagtgtatgattcagtggcattaaaaaCATTCACAATGTGTGTAATCAATACTATTATttacagaactttttcatcttcccaaacaaaAATTTGTCCCCACTGGACACTAACTTCtcattcccctctcctctcagcccctggtaacaacTGTCTACTTTCTCTAGGAATTTGCTATTCTAGTGTCTTCATTTGAGtagaatatttgtccttttgtgtctggcttatttcgctgagcatgatgttctcaaggttcatccatgttgtagcacgtgtcagaatttcatttctttttaagggtgaatggatGGAccactttttttctgttgtttttttttttgacagcagccatcctaataggtgtgaagaGCGATCTCacgtggtcttaatttgcattttcctaatggctatGTTACCGCACAAAATTGGGGTCCTCTTGCCCGAAGCACATCAAGAGGCAATTACTGAGGCATCAGCTTTGGGAAAAAGACACCAGCTTTATTGCTAggttgatctgcaaggagacaggggcctgtgttctcagatctgtctccccaatccagggcttggggcacaattcaTGGGATGAAGGGCGGGGCTGTCTGAAGCGCAGAGATAGATGGTTGGAGGAGAGCAGaggtgaggtaactgatgatctgcgcaagcgcgGTCAAGCTCCGTGGCTCTTCATGTTCACAAAATAGTGGCGGTAGCATGATCTGAGcgtggagttttcagcccttgGACGTCAAAAGGGTCACCTATGGGTCATCCTTGCAAGCCCAGTTGATGAGCTGGTGGTCTTCACCAGCCTGAACTGCACAAGGGGTCTCAggtcctgaaaaaccactctcaATTACTCTTgatgagatggggtcagttgaactggtcctggagggcctgtggttacagctagtgaggttgagcatcttttcgtgtgtttattggccatttgtacagcTTCcttggagacatgtctattcgaGTCCTTTGTTCGTTTTTGAATCgggttgttttgttgttattgactTGTAAGAATTTCTTTATAATCTGGATATaagcctttatcagatatattatttacaAATACTTTGGATTTGGGTTTTAGTTGCTCTCTCAGCACCGTGCAGGAAATGGACTGGGGGGCCAGGCAGTTGACTGGAGGGGGGAGGTGCCCCAGGTGAGGCAGGAGGGGGCGTGGCCTCAGGGATGGGGAGAGTGGATGAACGCCGGGTGTTATCGACGCCCTCCACAAGGTCCCTCTCTGGAGCTCAGATCAGAGGCACAGGAGGCGGGTCAGAGGCCTGAGAGATGGAAGTGGGAGTGCCCACCTGACCCCCCAGTCCCTTCTCTTGGGATGAAAGGACCAGCTGCCCAGAGGGGAAGGCAAGGGAGGATGAGACAGGGGACAGGGCCAGTTACAAGTAGCATCCTTGACAGACAGTGGTTCAGATTTCAGCTGTCTCCCTGCCTCAGCACTGCACACGGGGCATGGGCGGCCCCAAGATCTTCAAAGGGAAAGGGCCTACAGGAGCCACTCAGGTGGTCAACACAGAGCTGGGCACCCAGTAAATGTGGGCGCTGTTCATTTTCATGGCTTCCCTCATCTTACGGGTCCCTCATTATCATCCCCAGATCTCTTAATTGCCCCCCAGGAATGTTGAGATCTCATGCTAACCCCTTGAGGCCCTACCTAGAAGTCCCTTCATTTCCCCCTGAAATGTTGCCTTGAAATCTCATCTTATCACCTCCAGGACAGTGCTTGGAGGTCCCCCATAAGTTCAGCTGGAAGGAGGTGTCTCATCTCCCTCCACGGCCCCCCCAGGCTTCGTAGTTCTGAGAACAAAGGAAGTTGATTGTGTTCCACTTCCTGTGAGTTCATTTCTGGACCAGCAGTGTAACTGACGTCTGCCCTGCCAGAGACTCACCAGCACCCTCCACCTTGCTGGGCCCTACCTAGGTCCCCCACTCTGGACCCCCGGGGTCACAGAGtatccccctgcccctccccaggcctgagcAAGGGGCAGCCCCTGGACTTCTGCAATCCTCACCACTGTGGCTGCACTTCCGTCCCCTGGGCGGCTCCGCCTGTTCCCTGCTGCCAGACGCCTTCCTCCCGCAGGCTGGCTACTGTGATGCCCTCAGGGCGACTGCCTGGGGCCTGCTGGATGTCGCTCGTCTTCCTGCTTCTCATCGGCTGTCTGCTGCCCGCAGGTGAGGAGAGTCAAGCTGGGGAAGGCTGGAGTCGGGAGGTCAGTAGAGAGAGGGTAAGAGAACAGAGAAAGCAAAGCTCTCCACTTCCTGTGCCCTGGCCATCTCGAGGACTTCCTGAAACTCAGATCCGACAGGGGCTCGAGAGAAAGTTGTGTCTCCTTAACGCAGCCTCCAGGGCTCCCCGAGGCGCCATCCCTGCATGTAACTTGTTCcctacccccaacacacacacacacacacacacactctcccagCTCCATGTAGCCCCTCGATGTGTGCctatgctcttccctctgccaagACCTTGCTTCCCTTTCATTTAGCTAACGCCTACTTATCCTTCAAAACTGGCCATGGtcgtcccctcctccaggaagccttccctgactcacTCCCTCCTGTAGTTTGGATCAGGGTTTCCTTGGCCTTCCTCCAAACTCTCCCCAGTTCCTGATCCATCATCCGTCTTCCCCACTAGACTAACGCACCCTGAAGGCGGGGACCATTATACCTGGGCATGAGGTGGGACCTGAGgatggggggttggggggcaccAGAACAATCACGAGAGTTTCTGTCTCTTCCCGCAGGTGTCCATGGGCAGTACTCACTGCGATTTGAGCCCCAGGACCTAGTGGTACCTGATGGAGGGTCCATCTCGGTAAACTGTAGTACAGATTGTCCCCATCCTCAATCCTTCCATCTGGAGACCTTCTTACCCAAGAAGTCGCTGGGTCAGGGCTCGCGCTGGGCAGCCTTCCAGCTCAGCAATGTAACCAATGACAGCCAGATCCTCTGCTCCAGCTTCTGCTACAGCTTCCAGCTGTCAACCTCTTCTAACATCACAGTGTACCGTGAGTGGACGTGCCTGGAGGGAGGAATGGCCTTGGGTGGTGGCGGGGGGGTGGGTAGATGGCCAGTGGTGCagggggagcagaggcctggagtttgcaggaaTGGACCAGGGCTCTGACCCAGAGCCTGGAcctggatatgtgtgtgtgtgtgtgacagacagaggtagagacagagacacagagagatacaCCTCAACTGTATGTCAGGCCAGCAGCTGTGACATCAATTTATTTGGGTCCTagcaagcatttttaaaatgacatctcttgggccggccctgtggcttagtggttaagtgcgcgcgctccgctactggcggcccgggctcggatcccgggcgcgcaccgacgcaccgcttctccggccgtgctgaggccgcgtcccacatacagcaactagaaggatgtgcagctatgacatacaactatctgctggtgctttgggggaaaaaaaaggaggaggattggcaatagatgttagctcagagccggtcttcctcagcaaaaagaggaggattagcatggatgttagctcagggctgatctccctcacacacacacacacaaaaatgacatCTCGCATCTTCTAGttattacttttacttttatGGCAGGTAATCAATTCATGTGGTTCCAAAATCAAAACAGCATAAAAAGCTGTAAATTTCAAGCCTCCATTTGTATAGCGCTGGCTGCCAGCAgctgctgttttatttttcttcgtgaggaagattagccctgagctaacatctgccaatcctccccgtcTATTCTTGAGGAACACTGACCCTGGGCTAaaccatccatgcccatcttcctccccttcatacaggaggccgcctcagcgtggcctaacaagctgtgcgtcggtgcacgcccgggatccgaaccccggctgccagcagcggagcgagtgcacttaactgctacgccatggggctggcccctgtggctACTGTTTTAAATGTTGACTTATTCACTCCTTACAACAGCCCCGGGGTGGGGAGGTTCTCTTATGAGCCTCATTGCAGATATGGAGACCGAGGCTCGGGGGGTCAAGTCACGTGCCAGCGCTCACAGCCCACGAGCAGAGCAGCTGGCAGTCTGGTTCGCAAATCCCTGTCTGTAACAGGCTAGGTCTTCCTCTCCAGACTCTGCGTCCCCCTGTTACTGGTTTCTTATGGATCCTTCCAGACTTCCTCTGCATTTAAAAGAATACaacagggccgccccgtggcttagcggttaggtgcgcgcgctccgctgctggcggcccgggttcggaaccccgggcgcgcaccgacgcaccacttctcccgccatgctgaggccgcgtcccacatacagcaactagaaggatgtgcagctgtgacacaactatctactggggctttgggggaaaaagaagaggaggattggcaatagatgttagctcagagctggtcttcctcagcaaaaagaggaggattagcacggatgttagctcagggctgagcttcctcacacacacacacaaaaaaaacacattaaaagaatACAATAGACTAGGAAATAGCAGAGAACACGGTGCCTACTGTTTTGGGAAGCCTTGAGATTAAGTGTAGTGTACGTGTGTAATCGCGTAGGCTCCTGTGTGTGCGCTGGTATATTTGTGCTTGTGTACTTACGTGTGTGTCCGcgagtgtatgtgtctgtgtgagtgtacgtgtgtctgtatatgtgttgtgtctgtatgtttgtgtgtgcctgtgtttGTATCTGTGAATGCCTATGAacttatgtgtgtgtctgtgtgagttaCTGTGTCAATATCTGTGTCTGTGTATGAGCATATGTGGATGTCTGTGTCAGTACGTGTCTATGTATGTCTTTGTATCCGTGTGTATTTCTTTGTAACGTGTACATCTGCCTGTGTGTACCTgcgtgtctatgtgtgtgtctgtgtgtccctgTCTCTGCGTGTCTGAGATGCCTCTGTCTGTGCTCTGCGGGAGCCTGTTGGTCCTGGCTCATAAGACCCCACTGTGCTTATCTATTCCCAACTCCGTGTCACACTGGGTAGCTTGAAATCCGCCAGAGTGGGAGTATTTCCATGGGAGAAATTGGCAGATGCTCCAGGTCAGGGCTCCCCTGCTCCACCCTGAGAGCCCAGGCATGATCAGCATACCACTAGCCCTGACGAGTGGTACCCCAGGTTAGCGGAGTCCAGGCCAGAAGCTGGGAGGAGGGGCCAGAGGAGTCCCTAGACGTGACATCAAGGAGGCAAGTGGACACATGAGTCTGGAGTTTGTGAGACCCAGATTTTAACCCTAGTTCTGCTCCTTCCTGGCTGTGCATCCTTGGGCAaaccacctcccctctctgggctcagtttctccatctgtaaaagggaAGGATGATAGAGGAGATTTCACTGGGCTGCTGTGTGAATGAAGGTGGATGACATCTGGAAAGTTTAAGAAAAGCTCTCAATACACAGGAATTTTGATGATTACTATTAACCTCATAAAGGAGTCATAAACGttacctcctcttcctttttttttttttttttcttaactgtgaGGTTCTGGGGAACAGAACATCTGACTTTTATTTCAGTGCCTGGCAAGGTGTCTGACAAAACAGGAAATAATCATGATCCTAAGGACAATAGCAAACACTTATCCTGGCAGGGACTTAAGCCCTCTGGGTTTATTAATTCAAAGTTCACAGTTCCACGCTGGGCAGGCCACCCTCGGCTCCTCTCCACTCCCTAGGGTGGGGGCTGCAGGGCTGGCTGGTAAGTGCTATTCTTCCCCCCCCACCATAGGGTTCCCTGATCGCGTGGAGCTGGCCCCCCTGCCCCCCTGGCAGCCCGTGGGCGAGAACCTCACGCTGAGCTGCCAGGTGGCGGGCGGGGCGCCCCGCGCCAGCCTCACGGTGGTGCTGCTCCgcggggaggaggagctgagccgGCAGCCGGCCGTGGGGGAGGCCACCCAGGTCAACGCCACCGTGCTGGCCCGCAGAGAGGACCACGGCGCCAATTTCTCGTGCCGCACCGAACTGGACCTGCGGCCCCGAGGGCTGGGACTGTTCCAGAACAGCTCGGCCCCCAGGCAGCTCCGAACCTTCGGTGAGGGAAGGGACTGCAGACAATGGGTATGAGCTGAGCCAGAAAAGGGGTGCCTTGGCCGCGGGGTTCCTGAGAATAGAGTGGCTCGGACCTCAAAGCTTCTGGGAAAACATGCCCTTGGCCACTGGGCGGGGTCACCTCAGACGGGAGGCCCGCGGCCGCGCGGGAACCTTTGAGAAGGCTGTGAGTGTGTCCTGGGAAGGGGGTGACTCAGGCCGCAAGGTATCCTGGGAAAGAAGGACCCTGGTTGGGGGCAATGAGTGTGTCATGGAGAAAGGGGCATCTACGGCTGTATGAGACCTCCTCCTGCTCAGGCCcacccttctccccagccctgcccatgAGGCCCCCGCGCCTCGATGTCCCCAGGTTTTTGGTGGGAACGTCGTGCCAGGCGAACTGCACGCTGGACGGGTTGTTCCCGGCCTCCGAGGCCCAGGTCGAACTGGCGCTGGGGGACCAGACGCTGAATCACACAGTCGAGAGACGCAAGGACAGTATCACAGCCACAGCCACATCCACATGGAGCGCAGAGCAGGAAGGCACCCGGGAGATCGTCTGCACCGTGACCCTGGGGGGCGAGACCCGGGAGACCCGGGAGAACGTGACCTTCTATAGTAAGAGGGGGCGGGGCCCAAACAGCTCAGGAGGCGAGACCGGACCGAGCTTCAGCAGCACCAGGCGCGGGGCGCACAGCGCGGAGACTAAACTggaggggcagggcctgggccaCCAGAGTGGGAGGAGCTACGACGTGGGCGGAGCCTAAGTGACACGAGAAACACCATAGCCTGAGCGCCCCAAAATGGGCCAGGGCGCGGGGAAGCCGAAACGCGTGGCCCCAATACCCCGAGGGGAAAGAGGCGGATGGAGGGCGGCGATTGACGGATGGGAGGTGCGTGGTCAGCAAAGTTCTGGGCAACGCTCTGCCTTTAGGCTTCCAGGGGCCCATCCTGAACCTGAGCGAGCTCAGCGCCCCGGAGGGGACCACAGTGACTGTGACTTGCGCGGCCGGATCCCGAGTCCAGGTCACGCTGGACGGAGCTCCAGCCGTGGCCCTGGGGCAGCCTGCCCAGCTTCAGCTAAACACCACGGAGACGGACGACAAGCGCAGGTTCTTCTGCAATGCCACCCTCAAAGTGGACGGAATGACCCTGTACAGGAACACGAGCGTCCAGCTGCGTGTCTTGTGTGAGTAGGTCACTCTGATCTTTAATCCCTTGCTCCCTTTATTTGGAAAGACTTGATTCTCCCTTGCCCCATCGTGCCTCAGGTCGCGCTGGGTGTGTCTGATCATTTGGTGGTCCCACAGACGGTCCCAAGATTGACCGAGCCAAATGTCCCAAGCGCTTGAAGTGGAAAGATAATACCAACCACATTCTGGAGTGCCAGGCCCGGGGCAACCCGGATCCGCACCTACGGTGTGTACACCAGAGATCCCAGCTCGAGGTGCCCGTCGGGACCCCATTCCTTGTCACGTTGAACTACAGTGGTACCTACTTGTGCAACGCGGCCAGCTCACGGGGCACGTACAATCTGACCGTGGTGATGAGGGTTCAAGGTGAGCCAAGGCGAGGCCGCGGGTGTAGACCGGCAAGCCCAGGAGGGGCCGGGGCGCGCGCATTTACTCCTTGCTTCTCTGCACAGATTCGAACTCCGCAGTCGTCGCACTCATGGTGGCGTTAGTGATCCTGGGCCTGGTGACTGTCTTAACGGCCTTACTGTATGTCTTCGTGATCAAGAGGCAGAGTGACACCTACCAAGTGAATCCGAGGAGCCCCACCTGGTTGCCCCTCAGGTCTAGACAGCCTGACCAAGCAGGGGGGGAGGAGCCATCCTGAGCCTCAGGCCGCGGGGATACTAGGCCAAAGACGACGGGGATTTGGCCGTACCCCCGGGTTGCGCACCAATAAAACCTTCAAAATCCGGGGTCTGTGGCTTGATTGCACTTGCGCCGAGCGTCCACTGAGTGACATCTCCGCGGGGGAAGGGGGCGGAGCTTGTGGCGCCCAGACGCGGCTTGAACTCTAAGAGGCGGGCTGGGTCTTAGCCAATGGGCTGGCGGGATCGTGAAGGAGGCGGGGCTTCTCTCGGCCAATCGGCGGACGCGTCCTCGTTGCCGCTCTATGCCGCTCCGCCCCGGCTCGCTGGTCCCAGAAGGCGCCGGGTTTCCCAAGATGGCGGCCGACGTGTCCGTTACTCACCGGCCCCCGCTGAGCCCGGAGGCTGGGGCCGAGGTGGAAGCCGATGATGCCGCGGAGCGCCGGGCGCCCGAAGAAGAACTGCCGCCGCTAGATCCAGAGGAGATCCGGAAACGCCTGGAACACACCGAGCGCCAGTTCCGTAACCGCCGCAAGATACTGATCCGGGGCCTCCCGGGGGACGTGACCAACCAGGTATGAGGGGG
Encoded here:
- the ICAM3 gene encoding intercellular adhesion molecule 3, with translation MPSGRLPGACWMSLVFLLLIGCLLPAGVHGQYSLRFEPQDLVVPDGGSISVNCSTDCPHPQSFHLETFLPKKSLGQGSRWAAFQLSNVTNDSQILCSSFCYSFQLSTSSNITVYRFPDRVELAPLPPWQPVGENLTLSCQVAGGAPRASLTVVLLRGEEELSRQPAVGEATQVNATVLARREDHGANFSCRTELDLRPRGLGLFQNSSAPRQLRTFALPMRPPRLDVPRFLVGTSCQANCTLDGLFPASEAQVELALGDQTLNHTVERRKDSITATATSTWSAEQEGTREIVCTVTLGGETRETRENVTFYSFQGPILNLSELSAPEGTTVTVTCAAGSRVQVTLDGAPAVALGQPAQLQLNTTETDDKRRFFCNATLKVDGMTLYRNTSVQLRVLYGPKIDRAKCPKRLKWKDNTNHILECQARGNPDPHLRCVHQRSQLEVPVGTPFLVTLNYSGTYLCNAASSRGTYNLTVVMRVQDSNSAVVALMVALVILGLVTVLTALLYVFVIKRQSDTYQVNPRSPTWLPLRSRQPDQAGGEEPS